From Zhongshania aliphaticivorans, one genomic window encodes:
- the rpoC gene encoding DNA-directed RNA polymerase subunit beta': MKDLLSLLKQGQPNDEFDSIRIGLASPELIRSWSFGEVKKPETINYRTFKPERDGLFCAKIFGPVKDYECLCGKYKRLKHRGVICEKCGVEVALAKVRRERMGHIELASPVAHIWFLKSLPSRIGLLLDMTLRDIERILYFESYVVTDPGMTTLEKGQLLSDEQFFEAMEEFGDDFVAKMGAEAIMHLLMELDLPVEIERLREEIPATNSETKIKKLSKRLKLIEALAESGNKPEWMVMKVLPVLPPDLRPLVPLDGGRFATSDLNDLYRRVINRNNRLKRLLDLNAPDIIVRNEKRMLQESVDALLDNGRRGRAITGSNKRPLKSLADMIKGKQGRFRQNLLGKRVDYSGRSVIVVGPTLRLHQCGLPKKMALELFKPFIFGKLEARGLATTIKAAKKMVEREPPEVWDILADVIREHPVLLNRAPTLHRLGIQAFEPVLIEGKAIQLHPLVCAAYNADFDGDQMAVHVPLTIEAQLESRALMMSTNNILSPANGEPIIVPSQDVVLGLYWMTRDRVNGAGEGTVFANPEEVHRAYVTGLAHLQARIKCRLTEVSFGENGERTETRSIVDTTIGRVLLWRIVPEGLPFDMVNHAMTKKAISRILNECYRRVGLKATVILGDQLMYTGFEYSTRSGSSIGVNDFEIPEAKARIVAAADAEVVEIEKQYASGLVTQGEKYNKVIDIWSRANDMVSKAMMEGLSKEPVINRKGEEEMQDSFNSVYIYADSGARGSPAQIRQLAGMRGLMAKPDGSIIETPITANFREGLSVLQYFISTHGARKGLADTALKTANSGYLTRRLVDVAQDLVITEDDCGATEGLTMTPVIEGGDIIETLGDRVLGRLVVRDVFIPGTDEIAVEAGVMLDEKGVIALEEMGIDEIDVRSPITCETRHGVCSACYGRDLARGHLVNRGEAVGVIAAQSIGEPGTQLTMRTFHIGGAASRATAVDNIQVKQDGKARLHNLKYVEREDGFLVAVSRSGELAITDKSGRERERYKLPYGALIKVADRAEVAAGDIVATWDPHTHPIITEVAGIVKMSGMEEGITVKRQTDELTGLTSISVMDQGERPAAGKDMRPAVTLVDPNGDELCLAGTNVPAHYFLTENAIVSLENGATVKVGDVVARIPQESSKTRDITGGLPRVADLFEARKPKEPAILAEISGTVSFGKETKGKRRLIITPADGKPLADGSDYYEVLIPKWRTLTVFEGEQVEKGEIVSEGPLSPHDILRLKGVEELAKYIVNEIQDVYRLQGVKINDKHIEVIVRQMLRKVNILTSGDSSFIKGEQAEYVRVVEENEILHNTDKICASYERELLGITKASLATESFISAASFQETTRVLTEAAVTGKRDHLRGLKENVVVGRLIPAGTGLAYHRDRKIKKEELSKTVSAQDVEAALSEALSDNG; encoded by the coding sequence TTGAAAGATTTATTAAGTCTATTAAAACAGGGACAACCGAACGATGAGTTTGACTCTATTCGTATCGGTTTGGCGTCACCGGAGCTAATTCGTTCTTGGTCTTTTGGCGAAGTAAAAAAGCCAGAAACCATTAACTACCGTACTTTCAAGCCTGAGCGTGACGGCTTGTTTTGTGCCAAAATTTTTGGACCCGTAAAAGACTACGAATGTCTGTGCGGTAAATACAAGCGCCTGAAGCATCGCGGCGTAATCTGTGAGAAGTGTGGCGTTGAAGTTGCACTGGCTAAAGTGCGTCGCGAGCGCATGGGTCACATAGAGCTGGCTAGCCCAGTTGCTCACATATGGTTTTTGAAGTCACTGCCAAGCCGGATCGGTTTGCTATTGGACATGACCCTGCGTGATATCGAACGTATTTTGTACTTCGAATCTTACGTAGTTACTGACCCAGGCATGACTACCCTCGAGAAAGGCCAGTTGCTAAGCGACGAGCAATTCTTTGAGGCAATGGAAGAGTTTGGTGACGACTTCGTGGCCAAGATGGGCGCCGAAGCCATCATGCATCTGCTGATGGAGCTTGACCTACCGGTTGAGATTGAGCGTCTGCGCGAAGAAATTCCCGCGACCAACTCTGAAACCAAGATTAAAAAGCTGTCTAAGCGTCTGAAGCTGATTGAAGCCTTGGCCGAGTCTGGCAACAAGCCAGAGTGGATGGTCATGAAGGTTCTGCCAGTTTTGCCGCCGGATTTGCGTCCTTTGGTACCGCTGGATGGTGGCCGTTTTGCGACCTCGGATCTTAACGATTTGTATCGCCGGGTGATCAACCGTAACAACCGTTTAAAGCGTCTGCTTGATCTGAATGCACCTGACATCATTGTGCGTAACGAAAAGCGTATGCTGCAAGAATCAGTTGATGCGCTGCTGGATAACGGTCGTCGCGGTCGTGCCATCACTGGCTCGAACAAGCGTCCGTTGAAATCTTTGGCAGACATGATCAAAGGTAAGCAGGGTCGTTTCCGTCAAAACCTTTTGGGTAAGCGAGTCGACTACTCTGGTCGTTCGGTTATCGTGGTTGGACCTACCTTGCGTCTGCATCAGTGCGGTCTGCCTAAGAAAATGGCACTTGAATTGTTTAAGCCATTCATCTTCGGCAAGCTCGAAGCACGTGGTTTAGCAACTACCATTAAAGCCGCTAAGAAAATGGTTGAGCGTGAGCCGCCAGAAGTATGGGATATTCTCGCTGACGTTATTCGCGAGCATCCAGTACTGCTGAACCGCGCACCAACCCTACACCGCTTGGGTATTCAGGCGTTTGAGCCGGTGCTGATCGAAGGTAAGGCAATTCAGTTGCACCCCTTGGTGTGTGCGGCCTATAACGCTGACTTTGACGGTGACCAAATGGCGGTACACGTACCGCTGACAATTGAAGCGCAGCTGGAATCTCGCGCGCTGATGATGTCCACCAACAACATCCTATCGCCCGCTAACGGCGAGCCGATCATCGTGCCTTCTCAGGACGTGGTATTGGGTCTGTACTGGATGACCCGCGACCGTGTAAATGGCGCTGGTGAAGGCACTGTGTTCGCTAACCCAGAAGAAGTGCATCGCGCGTATGTTACCGGTTTGGCGCATTTGCAGGCGCGTATTAAGTGCCGCCTGACAGAGGTGAGTTTTGGTGAGAACGGCGAGCGTACTGAAACACGCTCCATCGTTGATACCACCATTGGCCGTGTGCTGTTGTGGCGGATTGTGCCTGAAGGTCTGCCCTTCGACATGGTTAACCATGCCATGACCAAGAAGGCGATCTCTCGTATTCTTAACGAGTGCTACCGTCGCGTTGGCTTGAAAGCTACCGTAATCCTTGGCGACCAACTGATGTACACCGGTTTTGAGTACTCTACTCGCTCCGGTTCATCGATTGGTGTTAACGATTTTGAAATCCCAGAAGCTAAGGCGCGTATTGTTGCGGCCGCTGATGCTGAAGTGGTTGAGATCGAGAAGCAATATGCTTCTGGTCTGGTAACCCAGGGTGAGAAATACAACAAAGTTATCGACATTTGGTCCCGTGCGAACGACATGGTTTCCAAGGCGATGATGGAAGGTCTGTCTAAAGAGCCAGTTATAAACCGCAAGGGTGAGGAAGAGATGCAAGACTCTTTCAACTCGGTTTATATCTACGCTGACTCCGGTGCGCGTGGTTCGCCAGCCCAGATTCGTCAGCTAGCTGGTATGCGTGGTCTGATGGCTAAGCCAGACGGCTCGATCATCGAGACGCCGATCACCGCAAACTTCCGTGAAGGTTTGAGCGTACTTCAGTACTTCATCTCGACTCACGGTGCGCGTAAAGGTTTGGCCGATACGGCATTGAAGACGGCTAACTCTGGTTACTTGACTCGGCGTCTGGTTGACGTTGCTCAGGATTTGGTTATTACCGAAGACGATTGCGGCGCTACTGAAGGTCTGACCATGACCCCCGTTATCGAAGGTGGTGACATCATCGAGACCTTGGGTGACCGCGTACTGGGTCGTCTGGTTGTTCGCGATGTATTTATTCCTGGCACCGATGAAATAGCTGTTGAAGCGGGCGTGATGCTCGACGAGAAAGGCGTTATCGCACTGGAAGAGATGGGTATCGACGAGATCGATGTGCGGTCGCCAATTACCTGCGAAACTCGTCACGGCGTTTGCTCTGCTTGTTACGGTCGCGATCTGGCGCGAGGCCACTTGGTTAACCGTGGTGAGGCGGTGGGTGTTATTGCTGCTCAGTCTATCGGTGAGCCCGGTACTCAGCTTACCATGCGTACCTTCCACATCGGTGGTGCGGCATCGCGGGCAACTGCGGTCGACAATATTCAGGTTAAACAAGACGGTAAGGCCCGTTTGCACAATCTGAAATACGTTGAGCGTGAAGATGGCTTCCTAGTGGCGGTAAGCCGTTCTGGTGAGCTGGCTATTACCGACAAGAGCGGTCGTGAGCGCGAGCGTTATAAGCTGCCTTACGGTGCCTTGATTAAGGTTGCCGACCGCGCCGAAGTGGCAGCGGGCGATATCGTTGCAACCTGGGATCCGCACACTCACCCAATTATCACTGAAGTAGCGGGTATCGTTAAGATGTCCGGTATGGAAGAAGGTATTACCGTTAAGCGTCAAACTGATGAATTGACCGGTTTGACCAGTATTTCGGTTATGGATCAGGGCGAGCGTCCAGCTGCGGGTAAAGATATGCGCCCAGCAGTGACCTTGGTTGACCCCAATGGCGACGAGCTGTGCTTGGCAGGTACAAACGTACCAGCTCACTACTTCCTGACTGAGAATGCAATTGTATCCTTGGAAAATGGCGCTACCGTGAAAGTCGGTGATGTTGTTGCTCGTATTCCACAAGAAAGCTCGAAAACACGAGACATTACCGGTGGTTTGCCACGGGTTGCTGACTTGTTCGAAGCGCGTAAGCCGAAAGAGCCCGCAATTTTGGCGGAGATCTCCGGTACTGTGAGCTTTGGTAAAGAAACCAAAGGCAAGCGCCGCTTGATTATTACACCTGCCGACGGCAAGCCGTTGGCTGATGGCTCTGATTACTACGAAGTGCTCATTCCTAAATGGCGTACTTTGACCGTGTTCGAAGGTGAGCAGGTTGAGAAGGGCGAAATTGTATCGGAAGGTCCATTGAGCCCCCACGATATTCTGCGCCTGAAAGGCGTTGAGGAATTGGCGAAGTATATCGTCAACGAAATTCAGGACGTTTACCGTCTGCAGGGTGTAAAGATCAACGATAAGCACATCGAAGTTATCGTTCGTCAGATGCTCCGCAAGGTCAATATTCTGACCTCCGGCGACTCATCGTTTATTAAAGGTGAGCAGGCTGAATATGTGCGCGTGGTAGAGGAGAATGAAATTCTTCACAACACCGACAAGATTTGTGCAAGCTATGAGCGTGAATTGTTGGGTATTACCAAGGCCTCGCTAGCAACAGAATCCTTTATTTCGGCGGCTTCCTTCCAGGAAACGACGCGGGTTCTGACCGAAGCGGCGGTTACCGGCAAGCGCGATCATCTGCGCGGCTTGAAAGAAAACGTGGTTGTAGGCCGCTTGATTCCTGCGGGAACGGGCTTGGCATATCACCGCGATCGCAAGATCAAGAAAGAAGAACTGAGTAAAACCGTGTCAGCACAAGATGTTGAAGCGGCGCTGTCAGAGGCGCTCAGCGATAACGGCTGA
- the rpsL gene encoding 30S ribosomal protein S12 — MATINQLVRQPRKRKAAKSDVPALQACPQRRGVCTRVYTTTPKKPNSALRKVCRVRLTNGFEVSSYIGGEGHNLQEHSVVLIRGGRVKDLPGVRYHTVRGSLDTSGVNNRKQARSKYGTKRPKS; from the coding sequence ATGGCAACGATCAACCAGTTGGTTCGTCAGCCGAGAAAGCGTAAAGCGGCTAAAAGTGACGTTCCTGCATTGCAGGCATGTCCACAGCGTCGCGGCGTATGTACTCGTGTTTACACCACTACCCCGAAAAAGCCTAACTCGGCACTGCGTAAAGTATGTCGTGTGCGTTTGACTAACGGCTTTGAAGTTTCATCTTACATCGGTGGTGAAGGCCACAACCTGCAGGAGCACAGCGTAGTGCTGATCCGCGGCGGCCGTGTAAAGGATTTGCCAGGTGTGCGTTACCACACTGTTCGCGGCAGCCTAGATACATCCGGTGTTAACAACCGTAAGCAAGCTCGTTCTAAATACGGTACTAAGCGTCCTAAGTCGTAA
- the rpoB gene encoding DNA-directed RNA polymerase subunit beta encodes MAYSYTEKKRIRKDFGKMPHVMDVPYLLAIQLDSYKKFTQQGVPAGERGEYGLHAAFKSIFPIVSYSGNAALEYVDYVLGVPAFDVNECQLRGVTYSVPLRVKVRLIIYDRESANKSIKDIKEQEVYMGEIPLMTENGTFVINGTERVIVSQLHRSPGVFFDHDRGKTHSSGKLLYSARIIPYRGSWLDFEFDPKDMVFVRIDRRRKLPATILLRSLGMTAEEILELFYDVNTFKVAKKGGFTIELIAERLRGEVATFDIAAKNGEVIVETGRRITARHIRQIEKSGLKELEVPVEYLVGRALAKDIVDKKTGEVLFPCNTLITAEILTALEEADVKEIDTLYTNELDCGPYVSDTLRADPTNTQLEALVEIYRMMRPGEPPTKESAENLFQNLFFSPERYDLSTVGRMKFNRRVGREEILGAGTLDQSDIIAVMKMLVGIRNGKGIVDDIDHLGNRRIRSVGEMAENQFRVGLVRVERAVKERLSMAESEGLMPQDLINAKPVAAAVKEFFGSSQLSQFMDQNNPLSEITHKRRVSALGPGGLTRERAGFEVRDVHPTHYGRVCPIETPEGPNIGLINSLATYARTNEYGFLESPYRKVKDGKVSDDIEYLSAINEAEEVIAQASAVMNEKGELTDEMVAVRHMNEFTVMPPEKVTYMDVSPKQVVSVAASLIPFLEHDDANRALMGSNMQRQAVPTLKADKPLVGTGFERYVASDSGVCVVARRGGVIDSVDSSRIVVRVNNDEVQPGQPPVDIYNLTKYTRSNQNTCINQRPIVSEGHDVVRGDILADGPSVDMGELALGQNMRIAFMPWNGYNFEDSILVSERVVKEDRFTTIHIQELTCIARDTKLGSEEISADIPNVGEGALASLDESGIVYIGAEVGPGDILVGKVTPKGETQLTPEEKLLRAIFGEKASDVKDTSLRVPTSTKGTVIDVQVFTRDGLEKDKRALEIEKMQLDQFRKDLNEEYRIVEEATFARLSTALDGQAILSGPGMKKGDVLTAAGLAEIKTDDWFKLRLADETLNAALEDADKQLVAHRKTLEERFEDKRRKLTTGDDLAPGVLKIVKVYLAIKRRIQPGDKMAGRHGNKGVISVIMPVEDMPFDENGEPVDIVLNPLGVPSRMNVGQVLETHLGLAAKGLGSKIDAMIREQRQIADVRKFLGEIYNDGAGRHEDLDSFSDEAIMDLAKNLRGGVPMATQVFDGANEAEIKSLLRLAGLPDSGQLKLCDGRTGLEFDRPVTVGYMYMLKLNHLVDDKMHARSTGSYSLVTQQPLGGKAQFGGQRFGEMEVWALEAYGAAYTLQEMLTVKSDDVNGRTKMYKNIVDGDQSMEPGMPESFNVLVKEIRSLGINIELDTE; translated from the coding sequence ATGGCTTACTCGTACACTGAGAAAAAACGTATCCGTAAGGATTTTGGCAAGATGCCGCACGTCATGGACGTGCCCTATCTCCTTGCGATTCAGCTGGATTCTTACAAGAAGTTCACCCAGCAGGGTGTCCCTGCCGGTGAGCGCGGCGAGTATGGTTTGCACGCCGCATTTAAATCAATATTCCCGATAGTGAGTTACTCCGGCAATGCAGCGCTGGAGTATGTCGATTACGTACTTGGCGTGCCGGCCTTCGATGTAAATGAGTGCCAGCTGCGCGGCGTAACGTATTCTGTGCCGCTGCGAGTCAAAGTTCGTTTGATCATCTATGATCGCGAATCGGCCAACAAAAGCATCAAAGATATTAAAGAACAAGAAGTCTATATGGGCGAAATCCCATTAATGACTGAAAACGGTACTTTTGTTATCAATGGTACTGAGCGGGTTATCGTTTCTCAGTTGCACCGCTCACCTGGTGTGTTCTTCGATCACGACCGTGGCAAAACCCACTCGTCGGGCAAGCTGCTGTACTCAGCGCGGATCATTCCCTACCGTGGCTCTTGGTTGGATTTCGAGTTTGACCCGAAAGACATGGTGTTTGTGCGTATCGATCGCCGTCGTAAATTGCCGGCCACGATTCTGTTGCGCTCATTGGGTATGACGGCAGAAGAGATTCTTGAACTCTTCTACGACGTTAACACCTTTAAGGTTGCCAAAAAAGGCGGCTTTACTATTGAGTTGATCGCTGAGCGTCTACGGGGTGAAGTAGCGACTTTTGATATTGCTGCTAAGAACGGCGAAGTTATCGTTGAGACTGGCCGCCGTATTACTGCCCGCCATATTCGCCAGATTGAAAAGTCAGGCTTGAAAGAGTTAGAAGTACCTGTTGAGTACTTGGTCGGCCGCGCGCTGGCCAAAGATATTGTCGACAAAAAGACCGGCGAAGTGCTCTTCCCTTGTAATACCTTGATTACTGCGGAAATTCTTACTGCGCTTGAAGAAGCTGATGTCAAAGAAATCGACACGCTCTACACCAACGAGCTGGATTGCGGACCGTATGTCAGCGATACCTTGCGCGCTGACCCAACCAATACCCAGTTAGAGGCGTTGGTCGAAATCTACCGCATGATGCGTCCTGGCGAGCCGCCAACCAAAGAGTCTGCAGAGAATTTGTTCCAAAACTTATTCTTCTCGCCAGAGCGTTATGACCTGTCTACTGTTGGTCGGATGAAGTTTAACCGCCGCGTCGGTCGCGAAGAGATTTTGGGTGCAGGCACCTTGGACCAAAGCGACATCATCGCTGTTATGAAAATGCTGGTTGGCATTCGTAACGGTAAGGGCATTGTCGACGATATCGATCACCTCGGTAACCGTCGTATTCGCTCTGTTGGGGAAATGGCTGAGAACCAATTCCGTGTTGGTCTGGTACGGGTAGAACGCGCTGTTAAAGAGCGTCTGTCTATGGCGGAAAGTGAAGGCCTGATGCCTCAGGACTTGATCAATGCCAAGCCGGTTGCCGCTGCTGTAAAAGAGTTCTTTGGCTCGTCACAGCTGTCGCAGTTTATGGACCAAAACAACCCGCTGTCAGAAATCACCCACAAGCGTCGTGTTTCTGCGCTTGGGCCCGGCGGTCTGACCCGCGAGCGCGCTGGCTTTGAAGTCCGCGACGTTCACCCGACGCACTACGGCCGGGTATGCCCTATTGAAACGCCAGAAGGACCAAACATTGGTCTGATTAACTCATTGGCGACCTATGCGCGTACCAATGAGTATGGTTTCCTTGAAAGCCCTTACCGCAAAGTTAAAGACGGTAAAGTAAGCGACGACATCGAGTATTTGTCGGCAATCAATGAAGCTGAGGAAGTTATCGCTCAGGCCTCAGCGGTCATGAACGAAAAAGGCGAGCTGACCGACGAAATGGTTGCGGTTCGTCACATGAACGAATTTACGGTAATGCCACCGGAAAAAGTAACCTACATGGACGTTTCGCCCAAGCAGGTTGTTTCGGTAGCGGCGTCTTTGATTCCGTTCTTAGAGCACGATGATGCTAACCGCGCCTTGATGGGTTCGAACATGCAGCGCCAGGCTGTGCCGACGCTCAAGGCCGATAAGCCTTTAGTCGGTACTGGTTTTGAACGCTATGTGGCGTCTGACTCCGGTGTGTGTGTGGTTGCTCGCCGCGGCGGTGTAATTGATAGCGTTGACTCTTCACGTATCGTTGTTCGTGTTAACAACGACGAAGTGCAGCCTGGTCAGCCACCGGTAGATATTTACAACCTGACTAAATACACCCGTTCTAACCAGAACACCTGTATTAATCAGCGTCCAATTGTAAGTGAAGGTCACGACGTTGTGCGTGGCGACATTCTGGCCGATGGCCCGTCTGTTGATATGGGTGAGCTGGCACTAGGTCAGAACATGCGTATCGCGTTTATGCCTTGGAACGGTTACAACTTCGAGGATTCGATCCTTGTCTCTGAGCGCGTGGTGAAAGAAGATCGCTTCACTACCATTCATATTCAAGAATTGACCTGTATTGCCCGCGACACCAAATTGGGTTCAGAGGAAATCTCTGCAGATATTCCCAATGTTGGCGAAGGCGCGCTGGCGAGTCTCGACGAGTCCGGTATCGTGTATATCGGTGCTGAAGTCGGTCCCGGCGATATTCTGGTTGGTAAGGTTACGCCTAAAGGCGAAACCCAGTTAACGCCAGAAGAAAAATTACTACGTGCTATTTTTGGTGAGAAAGCCTCCGACGTTAAAGATACTTCCCTGCGTGTGCCTACTAGCACCAAGGGTACTGTTATCGACGTTCAGGTTTTCACCCGCGACGGTCTTGAAAAAGACAAGCGCGCACTGGAAATTGAAAAAATGCAGCTCGACCAGTTCCGTAAGGATCTGAACGAAGAGTACCGCATTGTCGAAGAAGCGACCTTTGCGCGTTTGTCTACGGCCTTAGATGGTCAGGCGATCCTAAGTGGTCCCGGCATGAAGAAGGGCGATGTCCTGACCGCTGCTGGCTTGGCTGAGATTAAGACTGACGATTGGTTCAAGTTGCGTCTGGCTGACGAGACCTTGAATGCCGCACTGGAAGACGCCGACAAGCAGCTGGTTGCGCATCGCAAAACTTTGGAAGAGCGTTTTGAAGATAAACGCCGCAAGCTGACGACTGGCGACGATTTGGCGCCGGGCGTACTGAAAATAGTTAAGGTTTACTTGGCTATCAAACGTCGCATTCAGCCAGGTGATAAAATGGCTGGTCGTCACGGTAACAAGGGTGTTATCTCGGTCATTATGCCTGTTGAAGACATGCCTTTTGACGAAAACGGCGAGCCGGTCGATATCGTCTTGAACCCACTGGGTGTACCGTCGCGGATGAACGTAGGTCAGGTTCTTGAGACTCACCTTGGCCTCGCGGCGAAAGGTTTGGGTAGCAAGATTGACGCAATGATTCGTGAACAGCGTCAAATTGCCGATGTTCGTAAGTTCCTGGGCGAAATCTACAACGATGGCGCAGGTCGTCACGAAGATCTCGACAGCTTCAGCGATGAAGCGATTATGGATCTTGCCAAGAACCTCCGTGGCGGTGTGCCAATGGCAACTCAGGTATTCGACGGTGCTAACGAGGCAGAAATTAAAAGTCTGCTACGCTTAGCAGGTCTGCCAGACAGCGGTCAGTTGAAGCTGTGTGACGGTCGTACCGGTCTGGAATTCGATCGCCCGGTTACTGTCGGCTATATGTACATGCTCAAGTTGAACCACTTGGTTGATGACAAGATGCATGCGCGTTCTACTGGTTCGTACAGCTTGGTTACCCAGCAGCCATTGGGTGGTAAAGCTCAGTTCGGTGGGCAGCGCTTCGGGGAGATGGAAGTGTGGGCACTAGAAGCTTACGGTGCCGCCTATACCCTGCAGGAAATGCTAACGGTGAAGTCGGACGACGTAAACGGTCGTACCAAGATGTACAAAAATATTGTTGATGGTGATCAGAGCATGGAGCCGGGTATGCCCGAGTCTTTCAATGTATTGGTCAAAGAGATCCGCTCACTCGGTATTAATATCGAGCTGGACACGGAATAA
- the rpsG gene encoding 30S ribosomal protein S7, whose product MPRRRVAAKREILPDPKFGNLTLAKFMNHVMVSGKKSVAERIVYGALDLVKERLNTDPLEAFDTALENIAPMVEVKSRRVGGATYQVPVEVRPSRRTALAMRWLVDYSRGRGEKSMRQRLAGEIIDASQGKGSAVKKREDVHRMAEANKAFSHYRF is encoded by the coding sequence ATGCCAAGAAGACGCGTCGCCGCTAAGCGAGAAATACTGCCAGATCCAAAATTTGGCAACCTGACCCTGGCCAAGTTTATGAACCATGTAATGGTCAGTGGTAAAAAATCAGTTGCAGAGCGCATCGTATATGGAGCTTTGGACTTGGTTAAAGAGCGCCTGAATACTGACCCACTAGAGGCTTTCGACACTGCCCTAGAAAATATCGCACCTATGGTCGAGGTTAAGTCTCGCCGTGTTGGTGGTGCTACGTATCAGGTGCCTGTAGAGGTTCGTCCTAGCCGTCGTACTGCTTTGGCAATGCGTTGGTTGGTTGACTACTCTCGTGGCCGTGGCGAGAAATCTATGCGTCAGCGTTTGGCTGGTGAGATTATCGATGCATCGCAGGGCAAGGGCTCTGCAGTTAAGAAGCGTGAAGACGTGCATCGCATGGCTGAAGCTAACAAAGCGTTCTCCCATTACCGCTTCTAA